In a single window of the Thermus amyloliquefaciens genome:
- a CDS encoding ABC transporter ATP-binding protein yields the protein MSGEPIVLAQDLTKHYRVALKEESLLATLRHFLFRQYRTVKAVEGVSFQIARGEVVGFLGPNGAGKTTTLKMLTGLVHPTRGKAVVAGHVPWRREKAFLKKITLVMGNKQQLIWDLPALDTFRLNAAIYEIPEAEFRRRVRELAEMLSLTEKLHQPVRKLSLGERMKAELLAALLHRPEVLFLDEPTLGLDVNAQVAVREFIREYNRRYGATVLLTSHYMADIAALAERVLVIHQGRLLYDGVLEGLLERFAPYREVGLTLKVPLPREALLPLGEVRELEGREARLLVPRERLTERVAEILRRLPVEDLEVREPPLEEVIARVFQNPVPVEGA from the coding sequence GTGTCGGGGGAGCCCATCGTCCTTGCCCAGGACCTCACCAAGCACTACCGGGTGGCCCTCAAGGAGGAAAGCCTCCTGGCCACCCTGCGCCACTTCCTCTTCCGGCAGTACCGGACGGTGAAGGCGGTGGAAGGGGTGAGCTTCCAGATCGCCAGGGGCGAGGTGGTGGGCTTTCTGGGCCCCAACGGGGCCGGAAAAACCACCACCTTGAAGATGCTCACCGGCCTGGTCCACCCCACCCGGGGTAAGGCGGTGGTGGCGGGGCACGTTCCTTGGCGGCGGGAAAAGGCCTTTCTGAAAAAGATCACCCTGGTGATGGGCAACAAGCAGCAGCTCATCTGGGACCTCCCCGCCCTGGACACCTTCCGCCTCAACGCCGCCATCTACGAGATCCCCGAGGCCGAGTTCCGAAGGCGGGTCCGGGAGCTGGCCGAGATGCTCTCCCTCACGGAGAAGCTCCACCAGCCGGTGCGCAAGCTCTCCCTGGGGGAGAGGATGAAGGCGGAGCTCCTGGCGGCGCTGCTCCACCGCCCGGAGGTCCTCTTCCTGGACGAGCCCACCTTGGGCCTGGACGTGAACGCCCAGGTGGCGGTGCGGGAGTTCATCCGGGAGTACAACCGGCGCTATGGGGCCACGGTCCTCCTCACCAGCCACTACATGGCGGACATCGCCGCCCTGGCCGAGCGGGTCCTGGTGATCCACCAGGGAAGGCTCCTCTACGACGGGGTCCTGGAGGGGCTTTTGGAGCGCTTCGCCCCTTATCGGGAGGTGGGGCTTACCCTGAAGGTGCCCCTCCCCCGGGAAGCCCTCCTCCCCTTGGGGGAGGTGCGGGAGCTGGAGGGCCGGGAAGCCCGGCTTTTGGTGCCCCGGGAAAGGCTCACGGAACGGGTGGCGGAGATCCTCCGGAGGCTTCCCGTGGAGGACCTCGAGGTCCGGGAGCCTCCCCTGGAGGAGGTCATCGCCCGGGTCTTCCAAAACCCCGTCCCGGTGGAGGGGGCATGA
- a CDS encoding uracil-DNA glycosylase, protein MTLELLQAQAKACTACRLAEGRTQVVFGEGNPDAQLMIVGEGPGEEEDKTGRPFVGKAGQLLNRILEAAGIPRESVYITNIVKCRPPGNRTPLPDEAKVCTEKWLLKQIELIAPQIIVPLGAVAAEFFLGEKVSITKVRGQWFEWHGIRVFPMFHPAYLLRNPSRTPGSPKHLTWLDIQEVKRALDALPPKERRQVKAVSQEPLF, encoded by the coding sequence ATGACCCTGGAATTGCTACAGGCCCAGGCCAAGGCCTGCACCGCCTGCCGCCTAGCGGAAGGCCGCACCCAGGTGGTCTTCGGGGAAGGAAACCCCGACGCCCAGCTGATGATCGTGGGGGAGGGTCCGGGGGAAGAGGAGGACAAGACGGGCCGCCCCTTCGTGGGCAAGGCCGGACAGCTGCTGAACCGCATCCTCGAGGCCGCCGGCATCCCCCGGGAATCGGTTTACATCACCAACATCGTCAAGTGCCGCCCCCCGGGGAACCGCACCCCCTTGCCCGATGAGGCCAAGGTGTGCACGGAAAAGTGGCTCCTCAAGCAGATTGAGCTCATCGCTCCCCAGATCATCGTGCCCCTAGGGGCGGTGGCCGCGGAGTTCTTCCTGGGGGAGAAGGTTTCCATCACCAAGGTGCGGGGGCAGTGGTTTGAGTGGCACGGGATCCGGGTCTTCCCCATGTTCCACCCCGCCTACCTCCTCAGGAACCCCAGCCGCACCCCGGGAAGCCCCAAGCACCTCACCTGGCTGGACATCCAGGAGGTGAAGCGGGCCCTGGACGCCCTTCCCCCCAAGGAGCGCCGCCAGGTGAAGGCGGTGAGCCAGGAGCCCCTCTTTTAA
- the plsY gene encoding glycerol-3-phosphate 1-O-acyltransferase PlsY produces the protein MASVVLVLVLAYLFGSIPAGVLVARTYGVDIRKVGSGNIGATNVLRTLGPGPALVVAFFDVFKGGIAVLLARAVGIEGSLLGGVALAAVLGHNYSLFLGFKGGKGVATSFGTLLFLDPVLALWTFPIGISVMLLTRYVSAGSMTGGVAATVLALALARPLWEVLTVALMALLIFFTHRENLKRLQAGTERRLGEKEGRRA, from the coding sequence ATGGCGTCCGTGGTTTTGGTCCTCGTGCTGGCGTACCTCTTTGGCTCCATCCCCGCCGGGGTCTTGGTGGCCCGGACCTACGGGGTGGACATCCGCAAGGTGGGCTCGGGGAACATCGGGGCCACCAATGTCCTTAGGACCCTGGGGCCAGGGCCTGCTTTGGTGGTGGCCTTCTTTGACGTGTTCAAGGGGGGGATCGCCGTGCTCCTCGCCCGGGCGGTGGGCATAGAGGGGTCCCTTCTGGGCGGGGTGGCCTTGGCGGCGGTGCTGGGCCACAACTACTCCCTTTTCCTGGGGTTCAAGGGGGGCAAGGGGGTGGCCACCAGCTTCGGCACCCTGCTCTTTCTGGATCCTGTGCTGGCCCTCTGGACCTTTCCCATCGGCATTTCCGTGATGCTCCTCACCCGCTACGTCTCCGCTGGGAGCATGACCGGGGGCGTGGCGGCCACGGTGCTGGCCCTGGCCCTGGCCCGTCCCCTTTGGGAGGTGCTCACCGTGGCCCTCATGGCCCTCCTCATCTTCTTTACCCACCGGGAGAACCTGAAGCGCCTTCAGGCGGGCACGGAGAGGCGCCTGGGGGAGAAGGAGGGGAGGCGTGCTTGA
- the hisD gene encoding histidinol dehydrogenase: MIYRTEEVRERFARRGLTFDPKVEESVRGILRAVREEGDEALDRLSLELDGHPVEEIPKRAWREAYEDLDEALRDALETAKERIEAFYREEARGGFLKVDGSGVLGQLVRPLSRVGVYVPGGTAPLLSSLLMAVVPAKVAGVGEVVVASPPKVHPGVLAAAWVAGADRLFAMGGAQAIAALAYGTGRVPRVDKIVGPGNAYVVAAKRQVFGVVGIDGLAGPTETLIVADGSASPKLLAADLLAQAEHGPDSEPWLLSPDRALLERVEAELSRQLEGLPRAEIAKKALERGGLVLTQDLEEAFALANLYAPEHLCLALADPLPWLGKVQNAGGVFLGEGSPEALGDYIAGPSHVMPTSGTARFQGGLSVRDFLKVIPVMGLSENAVRELAQKGALLARAEGLEGHARSLDLRR, translated from the coding sequence ATGATCTACCGCACGGAGGAGGTGAGGGAGCGGTTTGCCCGCCGGGGGCTTACCTTTGACCCCAAGGTGGAGGAGAGCGTGCGGGGCATCCTGCGGGCGGTGCGGGAGGAGGGGGACGAGGCCCTGGACCGCCTGAGCCTGGAGCTGGACGGCCATCCGGTGGAGGAGATCCCCAAGCGAGCCTGGCGCGAGGCCTACGAGGACCTGGACGAGGCCTTGCGCGATGCCTTGGAGACCGCCAAGGAGCGCATAGAGGCCTTCTACCGGGAGGAGGCTCGCGGGGGTTTCCTCAAGGTGGACGGCAGCGGGGTCTTGGGCCAGCTGGTCCGCCCCCTTTCCCGGGTGGGGGTTTACGTCCCCGGGGGCACCGCCCCCCTCCTTTCCAGCCTCCTCATGGCCGTGGTCCCCGCCAAGGTGGCGGGGGTGGGCGAGGTGGTGGTGGCGAGCCCCCCCAAGGTCCACCCCGGGGTGCTGGCCGCCGCCTGGGTGGCGGGGGCGGACCGGCTCTTCGCCATGGGCGGGGCCCAGGCCATCGCCGCCTTGGCCTACGGGACGGGGCGGGTGCCCCGGGTGGACAAGATCGTGGGCCCGGGGAACGCCTACGTGGTGGCGGCCAAACGCCAGGTGTTCGGGGTCGTGGGCATAGATGGGCTCGCCGGCCCCACGGAGACCCTGATCGTGGCCGACGGTTCCGCCTCCCCCAAGCTCCTGGCCGCGGACCTCCTGGCCCAGGCGGAGCACGGCCCCGACTCTGAGCCTTGGCTCCTCTCCCCCGACCGGGCCCTCCTGGAGAGGGTGGAGGCGGAGCTTTCCCGCCAGCTGGAGGGCCTGCCCCGGGCGGAGATCGCCAAAAAGGCCTTGGAGCGGGGGGGATTGGTGCTCACCCAGGACCTCGAGGAGGCCTTCGCCCTGGCCAACCTCTACGCCCCCGAGCACCTCTGCCTGGCCCTGGCCGACCCCCTGCCCTGGCTGGGGAAGGTGCAAAACGCCGGGGGGGTCTTCCTGGGGGAGGGAAGCCCCGAGGCTCTAGGGGACTACATCGCCGGCCCTAGCCACGTGATGCCCACCTCGGGCACCGCCCGCTTCCAAGGGGGGCTTTCGGTGCGGGACTTCCTCAAGGTGATCCCCGTGATGGGCCTAAGCGAGAACGCGGTGAGGGAGTTGGCCCAAAAGGGGGCGTTGCTTGCCCGGGCGGAGGGGCTGGAGGGCCATGCCCGTTCCCTGGACCTTAGGCGATGA
- a CDS encoding ABC transporter permease has product MFPVRYLRVFLLFLRLSLAAEMEYRLNFLLGLLSSGLTLLGALFGLLLLYQGGYRPGGWAFEEALLVLAAFTLLQGLGSTLFAPNLNKIVEHVQQGTLDFVLLKPLDPQFWLSLRVFSPWGLGDFLLGLGLLLYAGVRLGLGFCDYLAFAGYWGLGGWMLYSLWFLLATTSIWFVKIYNVTEVLRGLLEAGRFPMGAYPAMYRLFFTFVVPVAFLTTVPAEAALGRGAGLLPACLLAAFLFLLSRGFFRLALRSYTSASS; this is encoded by the coding sequence ATGTTTCCTGTGCGGTACCTGAGGGTTTTTCTCCTTTTCCTGCGCCTCAGCCTGGCGGCGGAGATGGAGTACCGCCTGAACTTCCTCCTGGGCCTTCTCTCCTCGGGGCTTACCCTCCTGGGGGCCCTCTTCGGCCTCCTCCTCCTCTACCAGGGGGGGTACCGGCCCGGGGGCTGGGCCTTTGAGGAGGCCCTTTTGGTCCTGGCGGCCTTCACCCTTCTCCAGGGCCTGGGGAGTACCCTTTTCGCCCCCAACCTCAACAAGATCGTGGAGCACGTGCAGCAGGGCACCCTGGACTTCGTGCTCCTGAAGCCCTTGGACCCCCAGTTCTGGCTTTCCCTGAGGGTCTTTTCCCCTTGGGGCCTGGGGGATTTTCTCCTGGGCTTGGGCCTTCTCCTCTACGCGGGGGTGCGGCTTGGGCTTGGGTTTTGCGACTACCTCGCCTTCGCCGGGTACTGGGGGCTTGGGGGCTGGATGCTTTATAGCCTCTGGTTCCTCCTGGCCACCACCAGCATCTGGTTCGTGAAGATCTACAACGTCACCGAGGTCCTGCGGGGGCTTTTGGAGGCGGGCCGGTTTCCCATGGGGGCCTACCCGGCCATGTACCGGCTCTTCTTCACCTTCGTGGTCCCCGTGGCCTTTCTCACCACCGTGCCTGCGGAGGCCGCTTTGGGCCGAGGGGCGGGCCTCCTTCCGGCTTGCCTCTTGGCGGCTTTCCTCTTCCTCCTGTCCCGGGGTTTCTTCCGCCTGGCCCTGAGGAGCTACACCTCCGCCAGCAGTTAA
- the bshB1 gene encoding bacillithiol biosynthesis deacetylase BshB1: protein MLDLLVLAPHPDDGELGCGGTLARAKAEGLSTGILDLTRGEMGTKGTPEERAREVEEASRILGLDYRGNLGLPDGGLADVAEQRFRLAEALRRLRPRIVLAPLEADRHPDHTAASRLAVAAVHLSGLGKAPLEGEPHRVERLFFYPGNHPFTPSFLVKISAFIDQWEQAVLAYKSQFSGEGVSETVGPKGVEARRALRRYWGNYLGVDYAEPFVSPLPVLYTPWSRA, encoded by the coding sequence GTGCTTGACCTTTTGGTCCTTGCCCCCCACCCCGACGACGGGGAGCTGGGTTGCGGGGGCACCCTGGCCCGGGCCAAGGCGGAGGGGCTTTCCACGGGGATTCTGGACCTCACCCGGGGGGAGATGGGCACGAAGGGTACCCCGGAGGAAAGGGCGAGGGAGGTGGAGGAGGCGAGCCGCATCCTGGGGCTGGACTATAGGGGCAACCTGGGCCTGCCGGATGGGGGGCTTGCCGACGTGGCGGAGCAGCGGTTCCGCCTGGCGGAGGCCCTGAGGCGGCTCAGGCCCCGCATTGTCCTGGCGCCCCTCGAGGCCGACCGCCACCCCGACCACACCGCGGCAAGCCGTCTGGCGGTGGCGGCGGTGCACCTTTCTGGCCTGGGGAAAGCCCCCCTGGAGGGGGAGCCCCACCGGGTGGAGCGGCTTTTCTTCTATCCGGGAAACCACCCCTTTACCCCCAGCTTCCTGGTGAAGATCTCCGCCTTTATAGACCAGTGGGAGCAGGCGGTTTTGGCCTACAAGAGCCAGTTTTCCGGGGAAGGGGTGAGCGAGACCGTGGGGCCTAAGGGGGTGGAGGCGAGGCGGGCCCTAAGGCGCTACTGGGGAAACTACCTGGGGGTGGACTACGCCGAGCCCTTCGTGAGCCCCTTGCCGGTCCTCTACACCCCCTGGAGCCGGGCCTAA